In Nocardioides cavernae, a single genomic region encodes these proteins:
- a CDS encoding DUF5063 domain-containing protein, with amino-acid sequence MTETDERVFGEQIADSVESFLLALRAIAREGNGSQAVSLLLLEISQVLLAGARMGAQNDFTPREEFQPDVGPEADIDDLRLRLAEMLEGVDDYSFVFDPYIPEVVVSRLSDDLASIAIDLENGLRHYRAGNVDEALWWWQFSYVNNWGNLAGAALNALLTVVAHDRFDTDFEADADAVAVADEMLGSAPVARP; translated from the coding sequence ATGACCGAGACCGACGAGAGGGTGTTCGGCGAGCAGATCGCCGACTCCGTGGAGAGCTTCCTGCTCGCACTGCGCGCCATCGCCCGCGAGGGCAACGGGTCGCAGGCGGTGTCGCTGCTGCTCCTCGAGATCAGCCAGGTACTCCTGGCCGGCGCCCGGATGGGCGCCCAGAACGACTTCACCCCGCGCGAGGAGTTCCAGCCCGACGTGGGGCCCGAGGCCGACATCGACGACCTGCGGCTGCGGCTGGCCGAGATGCTCGAGGGCGTCGACGACTACTCCTTCGTCTTCGACCCCTACATCCCGGAAGTGGTCGTCAGCCGGCTCTCCGACGACCTGGCCTCGATCGCCATCGACCTCGAGAACGGCCTGCGCCACTACCGCGCGGGCAACGTCGACGAGGCCCTGTGGTGGTGGCAGTTCTCCTACGTCAACAACTGGGGAAACCTGGCCGGTGCGGCGCTCAACGCGCTGCTGACCGTCGTCGCGCACGACCGCTTCGACACCGACTTCGAGGCTGACGCCGACGCCGTGGCCGTCGCAGATGAGATGCTCGGGAGCGCCCCGGTCGCGCGCCCGTAG
- the recR gene encoding recombination mediator RecR: MYEGVVQDLIDELGRLPGVGPKSAQRIAFHLLQAEPTDVRRLADVLIEVKARVKFCSTCFNVSEDEQCRICRDERRDPSVLCVVEEYKDVVAIERTREFRGRYHVLGGAISPIDGIGPDQLHVKELMPRLADGTVTEVILATDPNLEGEATATYLTRLLLPMGLRVTRLASGLPVGGDLEYADEVTLGRAFAGRRSAE; this comes from the coding sequence TTGTACGAAGGTGTCGTCCAGGACCTGATCGACGAGCTCGGCCGCCTGCCGGGCGTCGGTCCCAAGAGCGCGCAGCGCATCGCCTTCCACCTGCTCCAGGCGGAGCCCACCGACGTACGCCGCCTCGCCGACGTGCTGATCGAGGTGAAGGCCCGCGTGAAGTTCTGCTCGACCTGCTTCAACGTCAGCGAGGACGAGCAGTGCCGCATCTGCCGCGACGAGCGCCGTGACCCCAGCGTCCTGTGCGTCGTGGAGGAGTACAAGGACGTCGTCGCGATCGAGCGCACCCGCGAGTTCCGCGGCCGCTACCACGTCCTCGGCGGCGCCATCTCGCCCATCGACGGCATCGGCCCCGACCAGCTCCACGTCAAGGAGCTGATGCCTCGCCTGGCCGACGGCACGGTCACCGAGGTCATCCTCGCCACCGACCCCAACCTCGAGGGCGAGGCCACCGCGACCTATCTCACGCGCCTGCTGCTGCCCATGGGGTTGCGCGTGACCCGCTTGGCGAGTGGACTGCCTGTGGGCGGTGACCTCGAGTACGCCGACGAGGTCACGCTCGGACGAGCGTTCGCCGGAAGGAGATCAGCCGAATGA
- a CDS encoding YbaB/EbfC family nucleoid-associated protein produces the protein MTQNPFDALGGGGFDMNALLQQAQQMQQQLEEAQANLAQQTVEGTVAGGAVTVTANGVGELVGVTIRSGEFDGTDPDDLSDLSDLIVAAYRDARAKSEALAGDSLGPLTEGLGGGGGMPGLPGLG, from the coding sequence ATGACCCAGAACCCCTTCGACGCCCTCGGCGGCGGCGGCTTCGACATGAACGCCCTGCTCCAGCAGGCGCAGCAGATGCAACAGCAGCTCGAGGAGGCGCAGGCCAACCTCGCCCAGCAGACCGTCGAGGGCACCGTCGCGGGCGGTGCCGTGACGGTCACCGCCAACGGTGTCGGCGAGCTGGTCGGCGTGACGATCCGCTCGGGCGAGTTCGACGGCACCGACCCCGACGACCTGTCCGACCTCTCCGACCTCATCGTCGCCGCCTACCGCGACGCACGCGCCAAGTCGGAGGCGCTGGCCGGAGACTCGCTCGGCCCGCTGACCGAGGGTCTCGGCGGAGGCGGCGGCATGCCCGGTCTCCCCGGGCTCGGCTGA
- a CDS encoding DNA polymerase III subunit gamma and tau, whose protein sequence is MESPLALYRRYRPETFQEVIGQDHVTEPLRAALAANRVNHAYLFSGPRGCGKTTSARILARALNCAQAPISDPCGECDSCRDLARGGPGSIDVIEIDAASHGGVDDARDLREKAFFSPVRDRYKVYIIDEAHMVTTQGFNALLKLVEEPPPHLRFIFATTEPDKVLPTIRSRTHHYPFRLIPPRLLSDYLSQLAGEEGVAIEPAALPLVVRAGAGSARDTLSVLDQLLGGAGPGGVTHKVATDLLGFTPDSLLDEVVEAFATRDGAAVFSVVDKVVETGQDPRRFTEDLLRRLRDLVIVTAVPDAPATGLIDVSEDAGERLVAQAARFGAIELSRAADIVAAGLTEMRGATAPRLLLELLCARVLLPGADHTADGVMARLERLERRMDVTGAPTPAAAAPASAPSRPAAPAAAPAPSGAPAAPPHSAPPAAPQGAPEPAPEAAPSSAPHAAPRGDEPVPPPPMPVAPTGVPASPTRDDGPPPPPPMPGSGPLQPATPQAPPVVAEPVQTPAAAAGPDAPVAEQPAGPRGGLSLVDVRRLWPDILEQTKNRRRLAWMVLSQHAHVVDVDGVRLTVGFANAGARDSFVNGGCDEILRQAAIDVVGMDWRVESIVDPSGAAAEAPVIRQAATDSAPPAPAAPPAGPPGAPAQEAPDGPPSWVTGDAAPPSAPAAPPPVSAAPAREALEAARAGGPAEPAAPVRSADDDVDPDDPDADSAAIDTESLLSQTLGAKLIEEIKND, encoded by the coding sequence GTGGAGTCACCGCTCGCGCTCTATCGCCGCTACCGGCCCGAGACCTTCCAGGAGGTCATCGGGCAGGACCACGTGACCGAGCCGTTGCGAGCGGCGCTGGCGGCCAACCGCGTCAACCACGCCTACCTCTTCTCCGGCCCGCGCGGGTGCGGCAAGACCACCTCGGCCCGCATCCTCGCCCGCGCGCTCAACTGCGCGCAGGCCCCGATCTCCGATCCCTGCGGCGAGTGCGACAGCTGCCGCGACCTCGCGCGCGGCGGCCCGGGCTCCATCGACGTCATCGAGATCGACGCGGCGTCCCACGGTGGTGTGGACGATGCCCGCGACCTCCGCGAGAAGGCGTTCTTCTCCCCGGTGCGCGACCGCTACAAGGTCTACATCATCGACGAGGCCCACATGGTCACGACGCAGGGCTTCAACGCCCTGCTCAAGCTGGTCGAGGAGCCGCCGCCCCACCTGCGGTTCATCTTCGCCACGACCGAGCCCGACAAGGTGCTGCCGACCATCCGCTCGCGCACCCACCACTACCCCTTCCGGCTGATCCCGCCGCGGCTGCTCAGCGACTACCTGTCCCAGCTCGCCGGCGAGGAGGGCGTGGCGATCGAGCCCGCCGCCCTGCCGCTCGTCGTGCGTGCGGGAGCCGGGTCGGCGCGTGACACCCTCTCCGTGCTCGACCAGCTGCTCGGTGGCGCCGGTCCGGGCGGGGTGACCCACAAGGTGGCGACCGACCTCCTCGGCTTCACGCCCGACTCGCTCCTCGACGAGGTCGTCGAGGCATTCGCGACCCGCGACGGGGCGGCCGTCTTCTCGGTCGTCGACAAGGTCGTCGAGACCGGGCAGGACCCGCGTCGCTTCACCGAGGACCTGCTGCGCCGACTGCGCGACCTCGTCATCGTCACCGCGGTGCCCGACGCCCCCGCGACCGGGCTGATCGACGTCTCGGAGGACGCCGGCGAGCGCCTCGTGGCCCAGGCCGCGCGCTTCGGTGCGATCGAGCTCAGCCGGGCCGCCGACATCGTGGCCGCCGGCCTCACCGAGATGCGCGGAGCGACCGCTCCGCGCCTGCTGCTCGAGCTGCTCTGCGCGCGCGTGCTGCTCCCGGGCGCCGACCACACCGCCGACGGCGTGATGGCCCGTCTCGAGCGGCTCGAGCGCCGGATGGACGTGACCGGCGCCCCGACGCCCGCCGCGGCAGCCCCTGCTTCCGCTCCTTCCCGACCGGCCGCCCCGGCCGCGGCCCCGGCGCCGTCCGGAGCGCCGGCAGCCCCTCCGCATTCCGCGCCCCCCGCTGCCCCCCAAGGGGCACCCGAGCCGGCACCCGAGGCAGCACCGTCGTCAGCGCCGCACGCCGCACCGCGAGGCGACGAGCCGGTCCCGCCGCCGCCCATGCCGGTGGCGCCCACGGGCGTGCCCGCCTCACCCACCCGCGACGACGGTCCGCCGCCGCCCCCGCCGATGCCGGGGTCGGGGCCGCTGCAGCCCGCGACACCGCAGGCGCCACCCGTCGTCGCCGAGCCGGTGCAGACCCCGGCCGCCGCTGCCGGGCCCGACGCGCCGGTCGCCGAACAGCCCGCCGGTCCCCGCGGCGGCCTCAGCCTGGTCGACGTACGCCGGCTGTGGCCCGACATCCTCGAGCAGACCAAGAACCGTCGCCGCCTGGCCTGGATGGTGCTCTCCCAGCACGCCCACGTGGTCGACGTCGACGGCGTGCGGCTGACCGTCGGCTTCGCCAACGCCGGTGCGCGCGACTCCTTCGTGAATGGCGGCTGCGACGAGATCCTGCGCCAGGCCGCCATCGACGTCGTCGGGATGGACTGGCGCGTCGAGTCGATCGTCGACCCGTCGGGTGCGGCCGCGGAGGCGCCAGTCATCCGCCAGGCGGCCACCGACTCCGCACCCCCGGCCCCCGCCGCCCCGCCGGCCGGACCTCCGGGCGCCCCGGCGCAGGAGGCACCCGACGGCCCGCCGTCCTGGGTGACCGGTGACGCGGCTCCGCCGTCGGCTCCCGCGGCCCCGCCGCCGGTCTCCGCCGCTCCCGCCCGTGAGGCGCTCGAGGCGGCCCGGGCGGGGGGACCGGCCGAGCCGGCCGCCCCGGTGCGCTCCGCCGACGACGACGTGGACCCCGACGACCCCGACGCCGACTCCGCGGCCATCGACACCGAGTCGCTGCTCAGCCAGACGCTCGGTGCCAAGCTGATCGAAGAGATCAAGAACGACTGA
- a CDS encoding UDP-N-acetyl glucosamine 2-epimerase: MSHENSQHIVVVGTKPDIIKQAPIYHELRDRGHDVVLCHTGQHYDHNLSQSMLDEFGVREDINLEVRGGVNDLVSGITAKLALYLRGFAERGGFPITYVHGDTTTAMAGALATFGERQALVHVEAGLRTLSPKPEVLKGWLEQGADLDWASFREQSIDRASWAKGSREPSPEQFNTRVADAGSDLHAAPVELNREFLLEEGFAPAAIDVVGNSVVDALEQAVAGSDKNQVLQKFPQMGDGSFLRFCVHRRENTTNRDRFNLLMDAMEALLEQGHHVLFIRLLGTESAIDNFGRRQWLEDLEARYGDALISTPVWDSYLDVVAAMSMCAVIVTDSGSIVEEANVLEVPCVTLRFGSDRSETFLAGSNFLAPPIDKDLMTSVIHHVFEHRAELSWDRVYPEKASAMLVDAVERRLDEGSLLISEEWRYGLQAKLR, encoded by the coding sequence ATGTCCCACGAGAACAGCCAGCACATCGTCGTCGTCGGCACCAAGCCCGACATCATCAAGCAGGCGCCGATCTACCACGAGCTGCGCGACCGCGGCCACGACGTCGTGCTGTGCCACACCGGCCAGCACTACGACCACAACCTCTCGCAGTCGATGCTCGACGAGTTCGGTGTCCGTGAGGACATCAACCTCGAGGTGCGCGGCGGCGTCAACGACCTTGTCTCCGGCATCACCGCCAAGCTCGCGCTGTACCTCCGCGGCTTCGCCGAGCGCGGCGGCTTCCCGATCACCTACGTGCACGGTGACACGACCACCGCCATGGCCGGCGCCCTCGCCACCTTCGGCGAGCGGCAGGCGCTGGTCCACGTCGAGGCAGGGCTGCGCACGCTCTCGCCGAAGCCGGAGGTCCTCAAGGGCTGGCTCGAGCAGGGCGCGGACCTCGACTGGGCGTCGTTCCGCGAGCAGTCGATCGACCGCGCCAGCTGGGCCAAGGGCAGCCGCGAGCCGTCGCCGGAGCAGTTCAACACCCGGGTGGCCGACGCGGGCTCCGACCTGCACGCCGCCCCCGTCGAGCTCAACCGCGAGTTCCTCCTCGAGGAGGGCTTCGCGCCTGCCGCGATCGACGTCGTCGGCAACTCGGTCGTCGACGCGCTCGAGCAGGCCGTCGCCGGCAGCGACAAGAACCAGGTGCTGCAGAAGTTCCCGCAGATGGGCGACGGGTCCTTCCTGCGCTTCTGCGTCCACCGCCGCGAGAACACCACCAACCGCGACCGCTTCAACCTCCTGATGGACGCCATGGAGGCGTTGCTCGAGCAGGGCCACCACGTGCTGTTCATCCGCCTTCTCGGCACCGAGTCCGCCATCGACAACTTCGGCCGCCGCCAGTGGCTCGAGGACCTCGAGGCGCGCTACGGCGACGCGCTCATCTCGACGCCCGTGTGGGACAGCTACCTCGACGTCGTCGCCGCGATGTCCATGTGCGCGGTCATCGTCACCGACTCAGGCAGCATCGTCGAGGAGGCCAACGTCCTCGAGGTGCCGTGCGTGACCCTCCGCTTCGGGTCGGACCGCTCCGAGACGTTCCTCGCCGGCAGCAACTTCCTCGCGCCGCCCATCGACAAGGACCTGATGACCAGCGTCATCCACCACGTCTTCGAGCACCGCGCCGAGCTGTCGTGGGACCGGGTCTACCCCGAGAAGGCGTCGGCCATGCTGGTCGACGCGGTCGAGCGGCGGCTCGACGAGGGGAGCCTGCTGATCTCCGAGGAGTGGCGCTACGGCCTCCAGGCCAAGCTGCGCTGA
- a CDS encoding sugar phosphate nucleotidyltransferase translates to MPDTSDEPVAVILAGGQGSRLWPISRDRAPKQFQPVVRDRPLLTGTIERLSEIVDPSRIHVSTRARFADAARATLGPVPPENLILEEEPAGPATAFALSIATLSHKYGNAPALIAPSDHLITEEDAFNEASRDMLEQLHSTPGSMVVLGAEPTRFDPSLGYIHTKGSDDAVQVIDSFHEKPDEDVVEELAESGNLYWNTACYGVRVGRACEAYRSALPLIFESIERYARGATSERAYRGAAIGGHEIYPLMWAGMECLVVPRQLGWTDVGTWPRLERVLQDQRVTSIGPALQLDAEDTLVASMDGRPVVTLGARGLIVVTHEDAVYVLDRQKALDAGILERLRSLLAASSREDLL, encoded by the coding sequence ATGCCTGACACCTCGGACGAGCCCGTCGCCGTCATCCTGGCCGGAGGCCAGGGCTCGCGCCTGTGGCCGATCAGCCGCGACCGGGCCCCCAAGCAGTTCCAGCCCGTCGTGCGCGACCGCCCGCTGCTCACCGGCACCATCGAGCGACTCAGCGAGATCGTGGACCCCAGCCGCATCCACGTCTCGACGCGTGCCCGCTTCGCCGACGCGGCCCGCGCGACCCTCGGCCCGGTGCCGCCGGAGAACCTGATCCTCGAGGAGGAACCGGCGGGACCCGCGACGGCGTTCGCCCTCAGCATCGCCACGCTGTCGCACAAGTACGGCAACGCGCCCGCGCTGATTGCCCCCTCGGACCACCTCATCACCGAGGAGGACGCCTTCAACGAGGCGTCGCGCGACATGCTCGAGCAGCTCCACAGCACGCCCGGGTCCATGGTGGTCCTCGGTGCGGAGCCGACCCGTTTCGACCCGAGCCTGGGCTACATCCACACCAAGGGCTCCGACGACGCCGTGCAGGTGATCGACTCCTTCCACGAGAAGCCCGACGAGGACGTCGTCGAGGAGCTGGCGGAGTCGGGCAACCTCTACTGGAACACCGCCTGCTACGGCGTTCGTGTCGGGCGGGCGTGCGAGGCCTACCGCAGCGCGCTGCCCCTCATCTTCGAGTCGATCGAGCGCTACGCGCGCGGCGCCACCTCCGAGAGGGCCTATCGCGGGGCCGCCATCGGCGGCCACGAGATCTACCCGCTCATGTGGGCCGGCATGGAGTGCCTCGTCGTCCCGCGACAGCTCGGGTGGACCGACGTGGGCACCTGGCCCCGCCTCGAGCGGGTGCTCCAGGACCAGCGGGTGACCTCGATCGGTCCCGCGCTCCAGCTCGACGCCGAGGACACTCTCGTCGCCAGCATGGACGGCCGTCCGGTCGTCACGCTCGGCGCGCGGGGACTGATCGTGGTCACGCACGAGGACGCGGTCTACGTGCTCGACCGCCAGAAGGCCCTGGACGCCGGCATCCTCGAGCGACTGCGCTCGCTCCTCGCGGCCAGCAGCCGCGAGGACCTCCTCTGA